CTCAGGCCGTGGGGGAACGAGTCACCTGCGCCCGCCGGACGGGACTCGGAGACGGGCCACCGGGCCTCCGGCCGTCGCGGCCCGCGCTCAACGGTGCTCGGGGTTCTCGAAGTCGAACCGGCAGCCGGCGTCCCACTCCGAGCGCTGGTTGCCGTGGGCCGGGATGCCGCCGGCGTCCTTGAGCGCGCGGGCGAGGTGGAGCAGGTTCCAGGTCATGAACGTGGTGTTGCGGTTGGTGAAGTCGTTCTCCGGCCCGCCCGAGCCCTCGTCGAGGTAGGAAGGGCCGGGACCGGCCGGGCCGACCCAGCCCGCGTCGGCCTGCGGCGGGATGACGTATCCGAGGTGCTGGAGGCTGTAGAGGACGTTCATCGCGCAGTGCTTGGCGCCGTCCTCGTTGCCGGTGATCAGGCAGCCGCCCACCCGACCGTAGTAGGCGTACTGGCCGCGCTCGTTGAGGATCGACGAGCAGGCGTACAGGCGCTCGATCACCTTCTTCATGACCGAGGAGTTGTCTCCCAGCCACACGGGCCCCGCCAGGGTCAGGATGTCGGCGGCCATCACCTGCGAGTAGATCACCGGCCACTCGTCCGTATCCCACCCGTGCTCCGTCATGTCCGGCCAGACACCCGTCGCGATGTCGAGGTCCACCGCTCTGAGCACCTCGACCTGAACGCCCTGGCGCTCCATGATGCCGGTGCTGATGTCGATCAGCCCCTGAGTGTGGCTGCGCTCCGGCGACCGCTTGAGGGTGCAGTTGATCACCAGGGCGCGGAGATCGCGGTAGGACGTGGTGGTGTCGGTCATCGATGCGTCCCCTTGCGGACGAGTGGCTGGTCGGGCGGTGCCACACCCGGCTGCCGACGTCGGCGGAGCCGCGGGTCGGTCCGGCCGGAAAGCGCGTCCACTGTCTCGCCTCCCCGGGCGGAACGATCGCACGCCGCGCCAACGGTCACGAGGTCGGCGGCCCGATCACCCGCATGGCCCCCCACCGATGACGCGTACCCCCGAGTCAGTCGTGACAACTTTAGTTTCCAAACGCGGCCACGTGAACTATGGTTGTCGCATGGTGCTGCATGAGATCACCCGAGAAGAGCAGATCGCACTCGACAAGGCCCTGTACGACGCCCTGAACCCGCTGGCCTCGGCCATCCGGTCCCGGGAGACCGGGCTCTCCGTGGAGCGGATGTGGGACGCGGAGCCCGTCGACGTCGCCCTGTCCGTGCTGGCCGCGTGGAAGGTGGTGGACGCGGAGGTCAGGCGGCTGGCCGCCGAGGCGGCCGCGACCGCCGGGTCGTACGGGGCCAGCTATGAGCAGATGGGGGCCGTCTGGGGGATCACCCGGCAGGGTGCCCGCAAGAAGTGGCCCGACGCCGTCAGCCGTCCGGGGGCCCGCGCCGGCACGCTCGAACTCTTCGGCGGGACCGCCCGGCTGGTCCAGGAGCCGTCCGGCGGCTGGGGCTGGGCCGGGGAGGGGGCGGACGGGGTGTCCGGTGCGGCCGTCGACGGGGTGCTCCACGGGAGTGCGGAGGAGGCCGCCGCCCATGCCGGGGCCTTCCTCAAGGAGCATGCCGTCGAAGGCGCCTGACGGGACGGGTCGTCAGCCCTCCCGACCCGTCACGACCAGGTTGCCGTCCGGGGTGCGGCGGGCGGTGGCGCCCGTGCGGAGGTAGCCGTTCGGGGTGAAGGCCTCCGGGGCGGGCGCGCGGTAGTGGGCGCGGGGGGTGTACGGGCCGCGGGCCAGGAGGTGGCCGGGGGTGCCGTCGGCCACGTCCTCGCCGTCGGCGCCGACGATGCGGAGCCGGTCGTCGGGGGAGAGCGGGCGGCCGTGCGAGGTGAGCACGGTCTCGTCCGGGTCGTCGGGGCGGGTGAGGACGAGGACGCCCTCGGGCAGGTCGAACACCTGCTGCAGGCGGCAGGCCAGTTCGGGGGCCACGCGCTCGGCCGTCGGCCGGGGCAGCGGGGCCCCGCCGATCTGGACGAGGCGCAGGCTGCTCAGGTCGGCGGCGGTCCCGGACGAGGAGTGCGCGTCGAGCCAGCTCCGGGCGATGGACGGGGTCACCGACGTCACGGTCACCCGCTCCCGCGCGATGACCGGCAGGCACTCCGCCGGGTCCGCGGTGTCGGTCAGCACGACGGTGCCGCCCGCGGTGAGGGTGCCCAGGATGCCGGGGCAGCCGAAGGCGAAGTTGGACGAGGCGGGGAGCGCGGCCAGGTACACGTCGTCCCGCGTCAGCGCCACCAGCTCGGCGGCGGCCCGCGCCTGGTAGGCGTAGTCGTCGTGGGTGCGCGGCACCAGCCGGTCGCCCGACGGCAGGAGCAGCGCCACCTGGTCCGCGCCCTGCGCGAGCGCCGGCTCGGGCGGGGCGTCGATCGAGTCCAGCGGACTGTAGTGGCAGCCCGCCGGGTCGGTGGTCAGGCCGCCGCCGTAGGGGGAGGCGGTGCCCGGCGGCTCGTAGGTGAACACCCGGCGCAGGAAGGGGTCCTGGGCGGCGATCTCCGCGGCCATCGCCGTGTGGTCGAAGCCCTCGTACGTCGACGGTCCGATG
This genomic window from Streptomyces showdoensis contains:
- a CDS encoding flavodoxin family protein — encoded protein: MTDTTTSYRDLRALVINCTLKRSPERSHTQGLIDISTGIMERQGVQVEVLRAVDLDIATGVWPDMTEHGWDTDEWPVIYSQVMAADILTLAGPVWLGDNSSVMKKVIERLYACSSILNERGQYAYYGRVGGCLITGNEDGAKHCAMNVLYSLQHLGYVIPPQADAGWVGPAGPGPSYLDEGSGGPENDFTNRNTTFMTWNLLHLARALKDAGGIPAHGNQRSEWDAGCRFDFENPEHR
- a CDS encoding AMP-binding protein, which codes for MTHRTPEMSRLARLTQAVGYIGPSTYEGFDHTAMAAEIAAQDPFLRRVFTYEPPGTASPYGGGLTTDPAGCHYSPLDSIDAPPEPALAQGADQVALLLPSGDRLVPRTHDDYAYQARAAAELVALTRDDVYLAALPASSNFAFGCPGILGTLTAGGTVVLTDTADPAECLPVIARERVTVTSVTPSIARSWLDAHSSSGTAADLSSLRLVQIGGAPLPRPTAERVAPELACRLQQVFDLPEGVLVLTRPDDPDETVLTSHGRPLSPDDRLRIVGADGEDVADGTPGHLLARGPYTPRAHYRAPAPEAFTPNGYLRTGATARRTPDGNLVVTGREG